The genomic region AACGGTCAACTGTCTGAGTGACCGACAAGCTGAGGAAATCGTTGCAGCGGTAAAAACATTTGATGGCATTGAGCTACTCGATTGGAAGGATGATACCTTTGACTTACATCTTGGGGGGAAACTTTCTGTGAACTCACGGGTAGCGCTAAAAACAACCGATCAACTCTCAAGGGCCTATACTCCGGGAGTTGCCCGAGTATGTCTTGCTATTGCTGAGAAGCGAGAGCATGTCTACGACTATACGATAAAGCAGAATACCGTTGCAGTGGTTACAGATGGAAGTGCCGTACTTGGCCTTGGAGATATTGGCCCTGAAGCAGCGCTTCCTGTTATGGAGGGAAAGGCCGTTCTCTTTAAAGAATTTGCTGGGGTGGACGCTTTTCCCATCTGCCTTGCTACTCAAGATACAGAAGAGATTATTCAGACGGTGAAAGCGATAGCTCCAAGTTTTGGTGGTATCAATTTAGAGGATATTGCCGCTCCTCGATGTTTTGAAATTGAGGATCGTCTACGAGCAGAACTTAACATTCCTGTTTTTCACGACGATCAGCATGGAACGGCCGTTGTCGTTCTAGCGGGTCTCATGAATGCTCTGAAGATTATAGGTAAAAAGCTATCAGAGATTCGAGTTGTAGTGAATGGATTTGGAGCGGGAGGTGTCGCCTGTACTCGAATGTTATTAGCTGCAGGAGTGAAGGATATAGTTCCGTGTGATAGAGCCG from bacterium harbors:
- a CDS encoding NAD-dependent malic enzyme, with product MSDLSLIYGDSNFLIRDVTVNCLSDRQAEEIVAAVKTFDGIELLDWKDDTFDLHLGGKLSVNSRVALKTTDQLSRAYTPGVARVCLAIAEKREHVYDYTIKQNTVAVVTDGSAVLGLGDIGPEAALPVMEGKAVLFKEFAGVDAFPICLATQDTEEIIQTVKAIAPSFGGINLEDIAAPRCFEIEDRLRAELNIPVFHDDQHGTAVVVLAGLMNALKIIGKKLSEIRVVVNGFGAGGVACTRMLLAAGVKDIVPCDRAGAVYRGRKERMNPVKEEVIKLTNPENLKGSVGDVLKGADVFIGVSKPGAITRDDVSRMAKDPIVFALANPIPEIMPGEIEDIARVIATGRSDYPNQVNNVLCFPGIFRGALHAKATDITEGMKIAAAEAIADSVTAEELHERYIIPSVFRGEIGEIVAKRVKERAIEDGVASIP